The Candidatus Acidiferrales bacterium genomic interval CAAGTAAAACATTCCGGTTCCCAGATCAGCGAGGAAGCCGCCCAGGTCAAAGATGTCATGAAAAGAAGGGGGGAAGATCTGACCCTTCATAGCCATGCCGCCAAGAGCCATGACAGCGACAGAGGTGAAGAAAACCAGCGCTCGAACCCATCGCCGAACCAGGACGTGCCCCAGGCCGGGCACGAGCCAACCGGCCACGAGCGCGAAGAATGCAAGGGTCAGATTTTCCGGGGCCTCAGTCCGGGCCTTACCGCGGCGCTTCACTGAAGGTTCCGCCATTCTCCTCCTTACAGGGCCAGTATGGGAACAGGTTGCTGCTGAACTGTCCCCGTGACGCGAGCAGCCGAAGCGTCAACATAGACATCCACTTCACTGCGGATGCCGAATTCAGGCAAGTAGATGCCAGGTTCGATGGAAAAGCACGTCCCGGGCAGGATGCGCCGGGTGTCGTGGGTTTCAAAGTTGTCCATGTTTGCACCATTGCCGTGAACATCGCGACCGATGGAGTGGCCCGTACGATGAGTAAAGTACTTGCCAAAGCCCTTTCGGCGGATGTGGCGGCGGCATACATCATCCACTTGCCAGCCGGCGATGGGGCGGCCTCGAGAAACAGACTCTTGCACGAAGTCCACCGCCCGATCGCGCGCTTCTCTGACGATTTCGAAGATCTGACGGTGACGGGGAGTTGTCTCGCGTCCTACGAATCCGGTCCAGGTAATGTCGTAGTAAACAGCATGAGGGAGCTTCTGCTTCGCCCAGATGTCCAGCAGGACAAAATCGTTGCGGCGAATGGGCAGGTGGAGTCGAGCGGTCGGCTGGTAGTGAGGGTTGCTGCTGTTTCGGTTGACCGCAACAATGGGCGGGTCGTCCGTCTCCAGATTCGATTTGTGAAAACGGTCAAGAATCCATTGCTGAAGCTCGAATTCATTTAGTTCCCTGCCCTGGCCCAGAGCGAAGGCTATCTCCTTGAACGCATCCGCCATGATGCCATCGACGATAACTCCGGCAGCAAGATGAGAATCGAGCTGCTGAGGCGTCCAACGGGCCTCAAAGAGTTGGACTAGATCGGCTGAACTGACAACCTTTTTGCGAAAGCTGCGGACAAGCTCCAGGGTGCCAGCGTCCACCAGGGAGACGACCGGGATGGCGTTGTTGGGGGAGTACTGCATGGCAACGGTTTTTGCGCGACCGAGGATGCCGCGAAGGCGGCCCGCCAGCTCGGGCCATGCCGAATATTCGGCCTTTTTCCCGGGGAGCGAATCGAGCATCCCTGATTCGATACGGTGAACCAGCTTCTTCGGTTGCCCTCTGGCAGGGATGAAGTAGAACCAACGTCGAGTGGCCAGATTTTCGGCCAGCCCCAAGATGCGATAGGCGATGGGATCCCGATGATGGTGGTCGCAAAAGAGCCAGCCATCGAGATGGGCCTGGCGGAGTTCCTTTTGGATATTCCCGATCTCCGGCATGGGCATCATTTGTCGCCAGCAGCGGCGGCTGCTTCACCAAAGAAGGGTCTCAGTTGGGATTCCACCGGGCGCGGGCTGAGAAGACTCACTATGACCAAAGCAGCGAGCGAGACCGGAAGCGCCGGAATGATGGGTTCAAGCTGGGTGGCCAAAAGGCAAAGCTTCTGCATCCCCGGCGAGGAAACCAAACCCGCAAGGAAACCGGAAGCCACTTGACCTTCTGAAAGGAGGCGCCGGCTCAGGAAATCCCAAATGAGACAAATTACGGTGCCAGAGGTAATGGAGGCAAGCGCACCCGAAGTGGTTGCTCGCTTCCAAAAGAAGACCGCAAGGATGACCGGCGTGACCCCGGCACCGTAAATGGAATAGGCCAGAAAGGCTGACTTCAGGACCGATGGCCGGTAACCCAGGCTCAGCGCGACCAACCCGAGAGCAATCACTGTCAGGCGCGAAACGATAAGTATCTCCCGGTCGGAGGCTGCCGGACGAACGAAGCGGTGATAGACATCGTGGATGATGTTGCTTGCCGGGGAAAACAGGTAATTGTTGCCAGTGGAGATGACCTTGGCAAAGATAGCCGCCAAGAGGATGGCCCCGACCAAAGAAGGCACGCCGAAGCG includes:
- a CDS encoding DUF6677 family protein; the encoded protein is MAEPSVKRRGKARTEAPENLTLAFFALVAGWLVPGLGHVLVRRWVRALVFFTSVAVMALGGMAMKGQIFPPSFHDIFDLGGFLADLGTGMFYLGAGFLGYGAGDISRATGDYGTRFIAGAGLLNLLCVLDAFDIARKRKA
- a CDS encoding M24 family metallopeptidase; its protein translation is MPEIGNIQKELRQAHLDGWLFCDHHHRDPIAYRILGLAENLATRRWFYFIPARGQPKKLVHRIESGMLDSLPGKKAEYSAWPELAGRLRGILGRAKTVAMQYSPNNAIPVVSLVDAGTLELVRSFRKKVVSSADLVQLFEARWTPQQLDSHLAAGVIVDGIMADAFKEIAFALGQGRELNEFELQQWILDRFHKSNLETDDPPIVAVNRNSSNPHYQPTARLHLPIRRNDFVLLDIWAKQKLPHAVYYDITWTGFVGRETTPRHRQIFEIVREARDRAVDFVQESVSRGRPIAGWQVDDVCRRHIRRKGFGKYFTHRTGHSIGRDVHGNGANMDNFETHDTRRILPGTCFSIEPGIYLPEFGIRSEVDVYVDASAARVTGTVQQQPVPILAL